Within Sorghum bicolor cultivar BTx623 chromosome 2, Sorghum_bicolor_NCBIv3, whole genome shotgun sequence, the genomic segment TccgggagaagaagaagggagCAAAGGAAGCCAAGTGTCCGCGTCCTGAAACACGAATTGGATGCCCAGCAAGCTTGACCATTAGACTCACTGCTAATGGCAAGTACCGTTTGACAGAGTTTGTGCCGAATCACAACCATCAGCTGGCAACGGCATCTACAGTTCACATGCTGAAAGCAAAGGAAATCAGGCGCAAAGCACGGGCTGCGAGAGAAAATCTGGCAGATGATACTGTGAGTACACCAGAATTTGAGAATGAAGATGAGGCATATGAATTTTACAGCATGTATGCGGGGAAAATTGGGTTCAGCGTGCGTAGGGCTAGCATGACGGTGAATACCGAGAATGTTATAACCAGAAGAATGTTTGTTTGTTCAAAAGAAGGGTTCCGTGAGAAGAAAAGAGGAGCGAAAAGAGTAAAGAACCCTCGACCAGAAACGCGGACTGGCTGTCCGGCATGTATGGTCATCAGGCTTGGAACTAACGGCAAATATCAAGTCACAGAATTTGTTACCTGCCACAATCACCAGCTTGGGGCTGCAGCAGCTTCTGATCTTGTCATGGCATCTGGGAGTACAGAAAATGATCAAGATGATGGAGTTGATCAGGCAGATAGATCACCCGATAATTCTGTTCACACGCAAAATCTGATTAATGGAAGTGCCACTCTAAATTCCCTAGAACGTAGAAGTTGCAAAAGATACAAGTGTACAAAGACTCCACACTCAGGTGATGTTGGTGCTACACTAGAGTACCTGCAAAAGGCGCAACATGATAACCCTTCATTCTTCTATGCTGTAAAATCTGATGAGGATGGGAACTTCACGAATTTTTTCTGGGCAGATTCAAAATCTATTGTGGACTTTTTTCATTTCGGTGACGTAGTATGTTTTGATTCAGGATATGCATTGCAAGGCTATGATAGGCCATTTGCTTTGTTTACGGGTGTGAATCATCATAAGCAGACAGTAATCTTTGGTGCTGCAATTATCTATGATGAAAGTAAAGAAGCTTTCAAATGGTTATTAGATACTTTCAAGATGGCAATGAATGGAACACATCCCAAGACATTGTTAACTGATAGATCTGTTGCCTTAAGTGAAGCTGTTGCGGCCACGTTGCCTGCTACGGCCCATCGTTATTGTGTGTGGCAAATTTACCAAAATGCTCTGCAGCAGCTGAGTCAAGCTTTCCATGGTTCAAAAACTCTAGAATGCAACTTCAAGAGATGCCTATTTGATTGTGAGGATGAAGATGAGTTTGTGACAGCATGGAAGGAAATGTTGGAAAAGTATGACCTAGAAGATAATCAATGGCTAGCAGATTTGTTCTCAATAAAGGAGAAATGGGCACTGGCATATGGCCGCGATGCATTTTATGCTGATATGAAAAGCGTCCAGCAAAAGGAAAGTTTGACAAGTGAGCTGAAGGAACATCTATCCTTGGAATGTGACCTTTTGAACTTCTTTGAGCAGTTTGAAAGACTGTTGTGTGATCGTCGATCTGCAGAGCTGGAGGCTGATGTGAATGCTAATCAGAGTACGAAGAAGCCACCTTCTATGCGAATGTTAAGGCAAGCTGCCACTGTATATACACCTTCTGCCTTTAAAATGTTTGAGAGGGAATTTGAATTATACATGGATTGCATGCTCTACATCTGTGGTGAGATGGGCACAATTTTCGAGTATAGAATAAGTGTCGAGGACAAACCAAGAGATCACTTTGTTAAATTTGATTCAGTCAATTCCATGATGAATTGTACTTGTAAGACGTTTCAATTTATTGGCATCCCATGTCGCCATATGCTGAAGGTACTTGACACGAGGAATATCAAGGACCTTCCTATTCAGTACATCGTGAAAAGGTGGAGGAAGGATGCCAAATCAGGATcctcaaatggcggttgtgctTTCTCATTTGATGGTGATCCTGATTCTGCTCACATAAAACGTTATAATTTTCTGTGTCGGATGTTCAGTATAGCAGCTGCTAGGGCTGCAACTTCTGCTGAATCATTTGCATATATGGAAAACCACTCAAACATACTGATGGATCAAATAGAGCAAGTTATTCAAACCAGGCCCCCTGGCATAGCTGACCTTATTGGTGCTAATTGTGACCGAACTCAAAATTCAGTTGACAATATTGTTTCTGAAGGCATTCACAGTCATACTAATTTTCTTAATGGCTCCACTGATGGTATGTGTTGAAGTATTGATTTTCTTTCCATTTTAAATACTTCTTGTTGCCACCCAATAAGCGCATTTTGTGCATTGCAGGCTCTCTAACATTTCCGTTCACATTGGGTGCTGGCACATTGGATTACCGCTGACTGGCACCTACTGTTTGGATGGTACTGCACTACAGAACAAAGTTATTTCTGTCTCGCCACGCACAACATGATTTGTCATTTTAATGTTTCGCAATGAAAGCATGCTTGTATGGCTGCATCATTTACTCGTTACTCTATTACTTGACCTTCTGCCAGAAGATATTGTTTTCTTCATTTTCTGACCAAGTCTTTTTAGGCAGGCAAAATGACATAATGGATGTTCTACTAATCTGTTGGTGACTTCACATTAACTGCAGAGCTGCAAATACACTGGCACGCCTATTTCACAGGTCTTTGGCAGGTAGACTTTTACAATTGCTGGAGATCCATTTAGTTGTCCTTAGGAAGTAATCTCAGAGATATAACACAACAAAAGCTTACCTCCCTGCGAAACTACGCAACATTGCAGGCCTGATATTGTTTCTACCATAGCTTTTCACCAAAAGAAAGAGTCATTTTTCCCTCCGCCAGCACAACTGTATATACTTGCTGGGAAAGGATCTTTCATGAGGTCACATCACATCACCTGGTTTTCCAGCCTGGTGATTGTGCACAGGATGTTCCTGGTAATTTGAGGGACTACGCGTGTTGCCAGTTTAACAAGGTGATGCTGCCGAGCTTAACCAAAGCGAGCTGCTGTGTTTTTAACGCGTGCTGTACTGTGCATGCTGGTTCAGTAGCCTTGTCATCCCAGCTCTGTAATATACAGATTTTGTACGTGAGAGGCACATGAATTCGGGAAATGAGAATGAGGACGTGAGGGTGTTTGGACATAAGAACTAAAGTTCAAGATGTGTCACGTACTCACGTCGGATGTTACGGGGTGTTGTATAGAGTATTTGGATTCTAATAAAAAAATTGCAGATTCTATTAGTAATCcgcgagacaaatttattaaatttaattaatttatCGTTAGCACATATTTTTACTATAACAATTATAGATTAAGTTGTCAGTAGGCTTAAAAATTCGTGTCACAAATTAGTCTCAATCTATGTATTAGTTTCATAATTAGTCTATttaatatttaatactctatacatgtgtGGAGACATTCAATAAAACATCAACTATAccctttttttagaaaaaaatgtttATGAAACACCGACATAATTTGTTCCAAATCCACTAGAATCTTGTGGAATAATCGAATACGCCATTTCTGTGGGGTACCTGTTGAAGAATCGTTTCAACAAAACATTTaggcaaaaaataaaaaaaatgaactCTGTATTTTTTCCAAGAGATGCCTGATAAAAATTGTTTTAATAGTGGCAAGTATATATGAAATGTTGGAAGAGTACGCTTAATTCAATGCCATGAAGAGGTCGCCTGAGTCTCAACAATACACAAATGTGGAAACAAATAAAAATCCAATCGTCGTTGTACAGTACAATACAAAACAATCTGTAACCAGTATCGGCAACGCAGCTAAGTCACGACCAAGATAATGAAAAGGCTGCATTAGACTTGTATAACTGACAAGGTGTAGTCCTCGAGTAAAAGCCGTTGACATAACCGGCAAGGAATCCTTCACTTGTAGAAACAACATGAGCTATTTTGCGGCATATTTCCACTCTTATTGTCCGACAGCTACAAGGTCATGTAATAACTATTATATATATCCACCATAAGAAAAGCTGCCTCAAAATAAGCATGCAAGCCCCATTGTGCTCCCTAAATCAATATGCCTCGTCCAACATGACCCGGTGGTCTGTTTGGTTTCCAAGCTCATTAGGCACTCATCGTTTGGTGAAAAATCCTTGAGTTAACGAGGAAAAATCGTAATCTTTGCCAGATTGTGAGGGGAGATTAGAAGATGCAGTTGATGCAGTGCCGTTGTTGCTAGCACCTGCTGCCGTGGCCCCATTTGCTGGGACAGCTGAACTAGTGTTGTACACCCTGCAATCAACAAGACATGTCAGCAAAATGGACATATGATCAACTACTGAGTTCAATACACATCTAAATTTTGTTTACAAATCCAATTTGGTGCAGCATGAAATTCCAACGACCGCATTCTGCAACTAGCAGACAGTATAGCTTACCCAGGTGTGCCAAAACCAAAGGTACCAGAAGAAAAGTCCTGATTGTTGTTCGCAACCTGTCAAACAGTAAAACAAAGAAATATATAACACGTGGTAAAATATTATTCAGATATTATTGTGCCAAAAAAATACATATAACGTATTCAAGTCTCTTTACCTTGGTGGCACCATTCTGTGCTGCTGCTGGAGTCAACCCAGGATTTTGATAACCAAGATTTGTCCAGTTTTGGAAAGGCAAGGTTCCAAGAGGGGGATTAGAACCATTAGCATTTAGCTGATTGGCATTCCCTGGAATCATTTGTGGTGCATTTCCAGCTTTAAGAGCAGCCATTAGAAGAGCTTGCTGCTGAGACATAAACGCCAGCTGCTGTTGATGGGCAGCGAAAGGCGATACCATATTGGACTGCAAAACATAGCTATTTCTTAGATAGGCCATAGATGTGCCCTTTCTATTATGTAGAGCCATTTTTCAAGAACAATGTTCTAAAAGGAATGTTGGTGCTCACCTTCTCAAACAAACTCATGATATCATTCTTCGCATTTACTTGGGAAACAGCTGGAGCTGAGGATATTGACAGAGCTGGTGAGTCTTTAAATAGGTCTTCTATTCCGGATGTTGACTGGGTCTTGCTTTCTGCCGGTTTGGCAGAATCTTTTTTCTCTGAGCTAGGTACTGGTTGTGCAGCTGAACAATTTTGAATATTCCACAGTAAAAAAAAGTGACATGGAAATCCATAAATATTGTACTAAGATCCAAGAAAGTGAGAGAGACACAATAAAGTGCCCACGTAAATAGAATAACTCATCAATCAAATAGTCACATCACAAGAACTCACACTGGAATCCATCCCAGGCATTATCATCATTTGAAGATGACTCTGACTCTTTCTCTGTTGTTCCATCCATTGATAACATGTTAAAGAGATCGGTAGCATAATCGACTTTAGGAGGCGGCGCAACTGATGGCTTCTCAACTTTAGGGGGTGTTGCCTCAACTTTGGCAGGAGATTTCTGTGGCTGAGGAGGTGAAACCACCTTAGGAACTGGTGGTTCTACCTTTGGGGGCTGAGGTGATGCCTGCTTCCCATGCAATCATGACAGATTAGAAGGGGTTACATTGATGTGTTAAAGTGATTCATAATTAAGAATTCTGTAATGTGGATTACTCAGTCTGACTTAAAAGAACAAGAGCTAAAATTTCAAAAGAACTATGCCTGAAGACACATCCGCCACACATTGACAGATTGATTGTTGCTTAGGAAAGTTTTGGTGGTGAAGGATTACCTGAGAGGGTATCCTTGAAGCTACAGGTGCAACTTTGCTCGGAAGAGCTGTAACACGGTTTTGCTCAAATGAAGATCTATGACCATGTCCACTCCTATTAGCACTAGCCAGAGACTCTTGGCTCTTCTCATCTCGAACACCGGAGGTAGGTCGTGATGTTCCATTCCTCGGTACCCATCTCTTGTCCTCATATCTACATTTCAGACACAGTATATGTCACGTGTAAGGAGGATAAGAATAAAGAATGATATATTCAAGTTCAAGGTACTGAAAGATCTGGAAAGAAACATACTTTGCACGGATGAAATTCTCTATCCCAACCCTATCATAGTTAGGAGGCAGCTCTGCTTCCCAATAGCTATTTGCTTTTTCGTTTCCCATTGCTGCAAGAAGATGAATACAATCATCATGAAAAATGCCATCATGGTTTTATACAACTAAAAATATCCTTCAAGTTTCACACCAGATAGTAATTCATACATTGAATAAATGCAACTTGCTCTGGCAGCCATGTATCCAGGGTTGCAGATCTTACCTGTGTAAGAAAATGCTTtagtaaaaga encodes:
- the LOC8056337 gene encoding protein FAR1-RELATED SEQUENCE 5 yields the protein MPSASGEKDPQVTPSPATGPPLLQTLMPVNATGSPAIDPRLAQQSWPGHVVLLRPCAPWPPHVPVPLLLPQQNVDAMADVAAADVNPAIDSCDEKMLPKVNMLFDGESDAYEFYNAYAEKVGFFVRRSTLWTTSKNIITRRTFVCSREGFREKKKGAKEAKCPRPETRIGCPASLTIRLTANGKYRLTEFVPNHNHQLATASTVHMLKAKEIRRKARAARENLADDTVSTPEFENEDEAYEFYSMYAGKIGFSVRRASMTVNTENVITRRMFVCSKEGFREKKRGAKRVKNPRPETRTGCPACMVIRLGTNGKYQVTEFVTCHNHQLGAAAASDLVMASGSTENDQDDGVDQADRSPDNSVHTQNLINGSATLNSLERRSCKRYKCTKTPHSGDVGATLEYLQKAQHDNPSFFYAVKSDEDGNFTNFFWADSKSIVDFFHFGDVVCFDSGYALQGYDRPFALFTGVNHHKQTVIFGAAIIYDESKEAFKWLLDTFKMAMNGTHPKTLLTDRSVALSEAVAATLPATAHRYCVWQIYQNALQQLSQAFHGSKTLECNFKRCLFDCEDEDEFVTAWKEMLEKYDLEDNQWLADLFSIKEKWALAYGRDAFYADMKSVQQKESLTSELKEHLSLECDLLNFFEQFERLLCDRRSAELEADVNANQSTKKPPSMRMLRQAATVYTPSAFKMFEREFELYMDCMLYICGEMGTIFEYRISVEDKPRDHFVKFDSVNSMMNCTCKTFQFIGIPCRHMLKVLDTRNIKDLPIQYIVKRWRKDAKSGSSNGGCAFSFDGDPDSAHIKRYNFLCRMFSIAAARAATSAESFAYMENHSNILMDQIEQVIQTRPPGIADLIGANCDRTQNSVDNIVSEGIHSHTNFLNGSTDGSLTFPFTLGAGTLDYR
- the LOC8081755 gene encoding probable ADP-ribosylation factor GTPase-activating protein AGD5, encoding MNEKASVSKELNAKHKKILESLLRLPENRECADCKSKGPRWASVNLGIFICMTCSGIHRSLGVHISKVRSATLDTWLPEQVAFIQSMGNEKANSYWEAELPPNYDRVGIENFIRAKYEDKRWVPRNGTSRPTSGVRDEKSQESLASANRSGHGHRSSFEQNRVTALPSKVAPVASRIPSQASPQPPKVEPPVPKVVSPPQPQKSPAKVEATPPKVEKPSVAPPPKVDYATDLFNMLSMDGTTEKESESSSNDDNAWDGFQSAQPVPSSEKKDSAKPAESKTQSTSGIEDLFKDSPALSISSAPAVSQVNAKNDIMSLFEKSNMVSPFAAHQQQLAFMSQQQALLMAALKAGNAPQMIPGNANQLNANGSNPPLGTLPFQNWTNLGYQNPGLTPAAAQNGATKVANNNQDFSSGTFGFGTPGVYNTSSAVPANGATAAGASNNGTASTASSNLPSQSGKDYDFSSLTQGFFTKR